A genomic window from Algoriphagus sp. Y33 includes:
- a CDS encoding isoaspartyl peptidase/L-asparaginase family protein produces the protein MSQRRKFIKQSLMGSALFIPGVSTIAEAKSPPLFKGEKPLILSTWNHGLPANAAAVEKLKLGGSIVDAVETGVRDTELDLTNLSVGLQGLPDREGITTLDASIMSGDGSCGSVAFVRQVKHPISLARVVMEKTPHVMIVGEGARQLAIAEGFPIEEEELSPNAKKAYDEWKVTSQYKPIINIENHDTIGMIGMDAKGNMAGSCTTSGLSYKMHGRVGDSPIIGAGLFVDNEVGAATATGLGESIIRICGSFLIVELMRQGRTPQEACEEAVKRLIAKNKDIKDIQAGFLAMNKDGEVGAYAVHPGFNFAQATLQKNVMIDSNSHFKGWAK, from the coding sequence ATGTCACAAAGAAGAAAATTTATAAAGCAATCCCTGATGGGGTCTGCGCTTTTTATACCGGGAGTTTCCACCATTGCTGAAGCAAAGTCACCTCCTCTTTTCAAAGGAGAAAAACCTCTTATCCTATCCACCTGGAATCATGGATTGCCGGCTAATGCTGCCGCTGTAGAAAAACTAAAATTGGGAGGGAGTATTGTGGATGCGGTAGAAACAGGAGTGAGAGATACTGAGTTGGATCTGACTAACTTGTCTGTAGGGTTACAGGGATTGCCTGATCGTGAAGGGATTACTACGTTGGATGCCTCGATAATGTCAGGGGACGGTTCCTGCGGGTCGGTAGCTTTTGTCAGACAGGTAAAGCATCCTATTTCCTTAGCACGGGTAGTGATGGAAAAGACACCACATGTGATGATCGTGGGCGAGGGAGCCAGGCAATTGGCAATAGCAGAAGGATTTCCTATAGAAGAAGAGGAGTTAAGCCCAAATGCGAAAAAAGCTTATGATGAATGGAAAGTTACCAGCCAATATAAGCCAATCATCAATATAGAAAATCACGATACCATTGGCATGATAGGGATGGATGCTAAGGGAAATATGGCAGGAAGTTGTACTACTAGTGGTCTTTCTTACAAAATGCATGGGAGGGTTGGTGATAGCCCAATCATAGGAGCGGGATTGTTTGTGGATAATGAAGTGGGAGCTGCTACGGCTACCGGGCTTGGAGAATCTATTATCCGTATTTGTGGAAGCTTTTTGATTGTGGAATTGATGCGTCAGGGCCGTACTCCGCAGGAAGCCTGTGAAGAGGCAGTGAAGCGCTTAATTGCAAAAAATAAGGATATTAAAGATATCCAGGCAGGATTTCTTGCTATGAACAAAGATGGTGAAGTAGGTGCCTATGCGGTACACCCGGGGTTTAACTTTGCGCAGGCAACCCTGCAAAAGAATGTGATGATAGATTCCAATTCGCATTTCAAAGGATGGGCAAAATAA
- a CDS encoding VCBS repeat-containing protein: MDLNLTGEQLANAYCASCHLKPDPEILDKRTWGEKVLPDMRKRMGLFLPEDFGQLLPEDLGIPPGVYSKAQLIKREDWEKILDYYLDHAPDSLLPQARKSAPTLGIPGFQASRPDLHRIKGNLSTMLQIHPETGDLWLGDRLKMIYILDPKNGFQIKDSIPTEVAPVDINWNYDGSFDLLTMGRMDPSNDSLGMVSKFWLEAQEWQSKELLGGLIRPVDLAVADWNGDGEQDRVVSQFGNHFGKMSLYLSGSKNPTEVILRAEPGARRAIAVDFDGDGNLDVLGLMTQAQEGIYVWLNKGANQYKEKAILRFQPAFGASDFRFEDVNGDGHKDIIVVNGDNADLSQVLKNYHGVHVFLNDGENKFEELWFYPMYGASGIEVGDFDDDGDLDFFVLSFFPDDLQVPKQNLVYFRQNEKGEFDPYVLSENVEGNLLTIAVGDTDSDGDLDVVVGAFEFNDLYKGASKSWKPFVFLENKNK; encoded by the coding sequence ATGGATTTGAATCTAACCGGTGAGCAGCTTGCAAATGCCTATTGTGCAAGCTGTCATTTGAAACCAGACCCTGAAATTTTGGATAAAAGGACTTGGGGAGAAAAAGTGCTTCCTGATATGCGGAAACGGATGGGACTTTTTTTGCCTGAGGATTTTGGGCAACTACTACCGGAAGACCTAGGCATTCCTCCAGGAGTTTATTCCAAAGCACAACTGATCAAAAGAGAGGATTGGGAGAAAATTCTTGACTATTACTTGGATCATGCACCTGATTCCCTCTTGCCTCAGGCAAGAAAGTCGGCTCCAACTCTTGGCATTCCTGGTTTTCAAGCTTCACGTCCGGACTTGCACAGAATAAAAGGAAATCTATCCACAATGCTTCAAATTCATCCGGAGACCGGGGATTTATGGCTCGGTGATCGTTTGAAGATGATTTATATTCTAGACCCCAAGAATGGTTTTCAAATCAAAGATTCTATTCCTACCGAAGTTGCTCCGGTGGATATAAACTGGAATTATGATGGCAGCTTCGATTTACTGACTATGGGGCGAATGGATCCTTCAAATGATTCCTTGGGAATGGTGTCTAAGTTTTGGCTAGAAGCTCAAGAATGGCAAAGCAAGGAGCTTTTGGGCGGGTTAATCCGTCCTGTTGATCTTGCTGTTGCCGATTGGAATGGTGATGGAGAGCAGGACCGGGTAGTTTCCCAGTTTGGAAATCACTTTGGGAAAATGAGCCTCTACCTCTCAGGATCTAAGAATCCTACTGAAGTGATTTTACGTGCTGAACCCGGTGCGAGACGGGCAATTGCTGTGGATTTTGATGGAGATGGGAATTTGGATGTGTTGGGGCTTATGACTCAGGCTCAGGAAGGGATTTATGTTTGGTTAAACAAAGGAGCAAATCAGTATAAGGAAAAGGCCATCCTTCGATTCCAGCCGGCATTTGGCGCAAGTGACTTCCGGTTTGAAGATGTGAATGGAGACGGTCACAAAGATATTATTGTGGTGAATGGGGATAATGCGGATTTGTCCCAAGTACTCAAAAACTACCACGGGGTGCATGTGTTTTTGAATGATGGGGAAAATAAATTTGAAGAATTATGGTTCTATCCCATGTATGGAGCTAGCGGAATTGAAGTGGGGGATTTTGATGACGATGGCGATCTGGATTTTTTCGTCCTGTCATTCTTTCCTGATGATTTGCAGGTTCCAAAACAAAACTTGGTGTATTTCAGGCAAAATGAAAAAGGTGAATTTGATCCGTATGTTTTGAGTGAAAATGTAGAGGGAAATTTGCTTACTATAGCAGTGGGCGACACTGATTCTGACGGTGATCTGGATGTTGTAGTGGGAGCCTTTGAGTTTAATGATCTTTATAAGGGGG
- a CDS encoding cellulase family glycosylhydrolase has translation MNTSDSRRDFLKKSALLGTGLCLASSTAFPAFADVANSKNKLPAWKGFNLLDFFSHDPNGGRPTKLEYIQWIADWGFDFVRIPISYPSYLNIDRSRSIRPDEVLNFDESRLEKVDELVQRCIDHGLHVSLNLHRVPGFCINAGFVEPYNLWKDQEAQDAFCAHWKMWATRYKGISKKKLSFDLVNEPYQRLDPNDQHSPGGPVDIQDYYRVAEAALDTIKSVKKSRLVIADGNGGGGTAMPEFADLDLAQSCRGYHPFPISHYKASWVYKDPSSVPPVNWPLTQDGNVLGIDSIREYYAPWKALVDRGIGIHCGECGCYNETPHDVFLSWFGDVLTVLKENGIGFGIWEFSGSFGVLNSGRKDVEYEDWYGEKLDRKFLELLRAQI, from the coding sequence ATGAATACCTCAGACTCCCGCAGGGATTTTCTTAAGAAATCTGCTTTGCTCGGCACAGGACTTTGCTTGGCTAGCAGTACTGCATTTCCAGCTTTTGCCGATGTAGCCAATTCCAAAAACAAACTTCCCGCTTGGAAAGGTTTTAATCTGCTTGATTTTTTCTCCCATGATCCGAATGGAGGCAGACCTACTAAGCTTGAGTATATCCAGTGGATAGCGGATTGGGGGTTTGATTTCGTGCGGATTCCTATTTCCTACCCCAGTTACCTGAATATAGATCGCTCACGTTCTATTCGTCCGGATGAGGTTTTGAATTTTGATGAGAGTCGTTTGGAGAAGGTGGATGAACTAGTTCAGCGTTGTATCGATCATGGCCTGCATGTGAGTTTGAATCTCCATCGAGTCCCTGGGTTTTGTATCAACGCCGGCTTCGTTGAGCCCTACAACCTGTGGAAAGATCAGGAAGCACAGGATGCTTTCTGTGCACATTGGAAGATGTGGGCCACCCGATACAAAGGGATTTCCAAGAAGAAACTAAGCTTTGATCTGGTGAATGAGCCCTATCAGCGTCTCGACCCCAATGATCAGCATAGTCCGGGTGGGCCGGTGGATATACAGGATTATTATCGTGTAGCTGAAGCTGCTTTAGATACCATCAAATCCGTGAAAAAATCCAGATTGGTCATAGCCGACGGGAATGGAGGAGGAGGTACGGCTATGCCTGAATTTGCAGACCTGGACCTAGCACAGAGCTGTAGGGGGTACCATCCATTTCCAATTTCACATTACAAAGCAAGTTGGGTCTACAAGGATCCATCTTCTGTCCCACCGGTGAATTGGCCATTGACTCAAGATGGAAATGTCTTGGGAATTGACAGTATTCGCGAGTACTATGCGCCATGGAAAGCTTTGGTAGATCGGGGAATTGGGATTCACTGTGGGGAATGCGGATGCTATAATGAAACTCCTCATGATGTTTTTCTCAGCTGGTTTGGTGATGTGCTGACCGTACTGAAGGAGAATGGAATTGGATTTGGGATTTGGGAATTTTCAGGAAGTTTTGGAGTGCTGAATTCTGGCCGAAAAGATGTGGAGTATGAAGATTGGTACGGGGAGAAGCTGGATAGGAAGTTTTTGGAATTACTTAGGGCTCAGATCTAA
- a CDS encoding FAD:protein FMN transferase has product MKIRYFPLLLLFSCDSPRSQFTELQGDVFGTYYSIHYKATEDHRAAIENLLDVYGKAVSKYEPESELSEFNQTGKVIFRSPYLKDLIVSAKHFNGLSNGALNPTLMPLIEAWGFGSSDPQKLDSAAVDSLLKFTDFSAIIPNDSMLTTLKDGVTLDLNFLGEGYGIDMIGDFLEKEGIKDFKVEIGGEVLCKGLSPKGISWKIGIENPISKKGAADHLYAIIALQDEALGSSGSYRHFILDSLGRRQSHLLDPRTGYPIQHHLISATVKAQDCLTADALATACMIMGEEEGKLMIENLEGVEALFVYLDNGITSYWQSEGFNAEVLNP; this is encoded by the coding sequence ATGAAAATCCGCTATTTTCCTCTCCTACTCCTTTTCTCCTGCGACTCTCCCAGAAGCCAATTCACTGAACTGCAAGGCGATGTATTTGGAACATATTATTCCATTCACTACAAGGCTACTGAAGATCATCGCGCAGCCATAGAAAATCTCCTGGATGTGTATGGGAAAGCAGTGAGCAAATATGAACCCGAATCGGAGCTTTCTGAATTTAACCAAACCGGAAAAGTAATCTTCAGATCCCCGTATTTAAAAGATTTGATCGTAAGTGCGAAACATTTTAATGGTCTTTCGAATGGTGCACTTAACCCCACTCTTATGCCACTAATTGAAGCTTGGGGATTTGGCTCATCCGATCCTCAAAAGCTAGACAGTGCTGCAGTTGACTCACTTCTGAAGTTCACAGATTTTTCAGCGATAATTCCAAACGACAGTATGTTAACCACTTTAAAAGATGGAGTGACGCTGGACCTTAATTTCTTGGGAGAAGGGTATGGAATTGACATGATCGGTGATTTCTTGGAAAAAGAGGGAATCAAAGATTTCAAAGTTGAAATAGGCGGTGAGGTTCTTTGCAAAGGACTAAGTCCCAAAGGAATTTCATGGAAAATCGGTATAGAAAACCCAATTTCCAAAAAAGGCGCAGCTGATCATCTCTATGCAATCATTGCCTTACAAGACGAAGCTTTGGGAAGCTCTGGCAGCTACCGTCATTTTATATTAGATAGCTTAGGACGTAGGCAATCTCACCTTCTGGATCCCCGGACTGGCTATCCCATCCAGCATCACCTGATCAGTGCAACGGTAAAAGCGCAGGATTGCCTCACCGCAGATGCCTTGGCCACAGCCTGCATGATAATGGGTGAGGAAGAGGGAAAGCTAATGATTGAAAATCTGGAAGGTGTTGAAGCCCTTTTCGTGTATCTCGACAATGGAATTACCTCCTATTGGCAATCTGAGGGGTTCAATGCCGAAGTTCTTAATCCGTAA
- a CDS encoding creatininase family protein translates to MKPYLLAESNWKTLENHRFELAVLPWGATEAHNYHLPYGTDIYEADAVAGEAGRKAWDKGANVTVMPTIPFGVNTGQSDIYLDINLNPSTQLMILQDIITVLDRQGTKKLLIVNSHGGNDFKTMLRELGLKFPDMMLFTCNWFQALDKTKYFEETGDHADEMETSIIMHLHPELVMPLEQAGNGTEKKSKIKGIQEKWAWAERKWSEVSQDTGIGNPKKSSSEKGRKYFEDVTDKVAGLMVDICKAKPGELYE, encoded by the coding sequence ATGAAACCCTATTTACTAGCAGAATCCAACTGGAAAACACTGGAAAACCATCGCTTTGAATTGGCAGTTTTGCCATGGGGAGCAACCGAAGCCCATAATTATCACCTGCCCTATGGTACTGACATATATGAAGCAGATGCAGTAGCCGGCGAAGCAGGGCGAAAAGCATGGGACAAAGGTGCCAATGTCACGGTGATGCCAACGATTCCTTTTGGAGTGAACACAGGGCAATCCGATATTTATCTGGATATCAATCTAAACCCAAGTACGCAGCTGATGATTCTTCAGGATATCATCACTGTTCTAGATCGGCAGGGAACAAAGAAACTTTTGATTGTAAATAGTCATGGAGGAAATGATTTCAAGACCATGCTCCGTGAACTCGGACTGAAGTTTCCTGACATGATGCTTTTCACCTGCAATTGGTTTCAGGCACTTGACAAGACCAAGTATTTTGAGGAAACGGGTGACCATGCGGATGAAATGGAGACTTCCATTATCATGCACCTGCATCCCGAATTGGTTATGCCACTCGAGCAGGCAGGAAATGGGACTGAAAAAAAGTCTAAAATCAAGGGTATACAGGAAAAATGGGCTTGGGCCGAGCGGAAATGGTCCGAAGTATCCCAAGACACCGGGATAGGTAATCCAAAGAAATCCTCATCCGAAAAAGGGAGAAAATATTTTGAAGACGTAACGGATAAAGTTGCTGGACTTATGGTGGATATCTGCAAGGCTAAGCCTGGAGAGCTATATGAGTAA
- a CDS encoding ATP-binding protein has protein sequence MIRRAIEKIFLKSVSQFSVTGIVGPRQVGKTTLAKHALTDINAIYLDLEKNSDINKLKDPELFFLQNQNRTIILDEIQHQPSIFPLLRAVIDENRKPGRFVILGSASPSLLRQSSESLAGRINYLEMAPLSILETNSQVSIENLWIYGGFPEPALSLDPEFVQDWYRNFTTSYIHRDLPQYGLPADPRVTRQLLMMIASAHGGVLNYSTYAKSLGLSVPTIKKYLGFLLEAFLLRELPAWSANTRKRLVKSPKLFYRDTGMLHYLLGIKSMETIYGNIVLGSSWEAFVINQVSTVLKSDDEMYFYRTQDGAEIDLLIRRNNLWLAAAEIKFSVNPTLTKGTYTAVEDLGIELLHVVIPREENYPMAKNIQVVGLTHFIQVISA, from the coding sequence ATGATTAGAAGAGCAATAGAAAAAATATTTCTCAAATCAGTATCCCAATTTTCTGTTACCGGGATCGTTGGCCCTAGGCAAGTTGGTAAAACTACCTTGGCAAAACATGCCTTAACTGATATCAATGCTATTTATCTTGATTTGGAAAAAAATTCAGACATCAATAAACTGAAGGATCCTGAACTATTTTTCTTACAAAATCAGAATAGAACTATTATACTGGATGAAATCCAGCATCAGCCTTCTATTTTCCCGTTGCTAAGAGCAGTAATCGACGAGAACCGAAAACCAGGTCGATTTGTAATTCTTGGATCGGCCTCCCCTTCCCTACTTCGGCAGAGTTCTGAAAGTTTGGCCGGTCGTATCAACTATTTGGAAATGGCTCCTCTTTCCATTTTAGAAACTAATAGTCAAGTATCAATAGAAAATCTGTGGATATATGGTGGATTTCCCGAACCAGCACTTTCCTTAGATCCTGAGTTCGTCCAAGATTGGTATAGAAACTTCACGACAAGTTACATTCATCGGGATTTGCCTCAATATGGGCTGCCTGCAGATCCCCGTGTGACAAGGCAGTTGTTAATGATGATAGCCTCTGCACATGGAGGAGTTCTCAACTACTCCACCTATGCCAAATCTTTAGGATTATCCGTCCCCACAATCAAGAAATATCTTGGCTTCCTATTGGAGGCTTTCCTTCTCAGAGAATTACCGGCATGGTCAGCTAACACAAGAAAAAGACTTGTTAAATCACCAAAGTTATTTTACCGAGATACAGGTATGTTACATTATTTGCTCGGAATCAAAAGTATGGAAACCATATATGGCAATATCGTACTGGGAAGCTCATGGGAGGCATTTGTCATAAATCAAGTCTCTACAGTATTAAAAAGTGATGACGAAATGTATTTTTACCGAACTCAGGACGGCGCAGAAATCGACCTTTTAATTAGACGTAATAACCTATGGCTAGCTGCTGCGGAGATCAAATTCAGCGTAAATCCAACACTTACCAAAGGAACATATACTGCAGTAGAAGATTTAGGAATCGAGCTTTTGCATGTCGTTATCCCCAGAGAAGAAAATTACCCAATGGCAAAAAATATACAGGTGGTTGGCCTTACTCATTTCATCCAAGTGATTTCTGCCTAA
- a CDS encoding VCBS repeat-containing protein: MKFTFSSLLVLSLLAFSSCKKETTLFELIPASKTGIDFNNAIVESDSFNILTDEYIFNGGGVAVADFDNDGLPDLFFTGNQVSNKLYLNSGEFNFEDITEYAGVAAPSQWCTGAVAVDINGDGWMDIYVTSAMKLGPGERDNLLFVNQGKNSSGKITFKEMASEYGIADSGNTMWGAFIDYDLDGDLDLYVLNNEQSRSVPSNYRQKIIDGSAINNDRFYRNNGDGTFTDVTIEAGIAIEGYGLGVLISDLNNDGWPDIHVSNDYVTNDILYINNQDGTFSNQSSEILRHQSQFSMGADISDFNNDARPDIITLDMLGEDNYRKKTTIGNNSYQVYISNEQWGYEYQYVRNMLHMNNGEDVPFSEIGMMAGIYQTDWSWAPLFADVDNDGLRDLLVTNGFPRDITDKDFANYRADVGNIASKRQLLDSIPIVKIPNYAFRNKGDLTFSDEGNAWGLNKPSFSNGAAFVDLDNDGDLDYVVNNINDPAFVFENTLNTKGQKNGYIRLKLRGTALNPQGLGAKVLITLPDSSQLYQEQQVVRGYMSSIDEVMHFGVGEVSEISSIQVIWPDGKESFQATVKPNQQLEFVYADAKQGKSKVAITPFKESNALYTEVSSDRGVEYIHEEVDKIDFNIQRVIPHKLTQYGPSLAVGDVNGDGLEDLVIGSASGFAPRVFIQDIEGKFSAKNLIPEEGNFFEEMGILLFDIDNDSDLDMYLVGGSNEFLGDATEYTDRVFLNDGKGNFTLDQNFSGVKASGSTVRGADFDGDGFMDLFVGGRTPVAQYPFPDKSYLLRNVNGQLQDVTDEIAPGLRKVGMVTDAIWSDVDADGLVDLVVVGELMEISIFKNLGDRFKKLENTGLENYLGWWNSITAGDFDLDGDTDFVVGNLGENNSHHPTDQRPVKIYGKDFDNNGSVDPITFAYYKDSEGNYNSFPSHFWGDLYGQSPMFRRKFERYKLYALSTERSLFTEQEREDALILKGNYDKSAYIENLGNGKFKVKRLPTLAQIAPVNGLITEDVNGDGFLDVVMIGNDYGNEIFIGRLDAHLGLVLLGDGKGGFTPISPQESGFMVPGDGKALVKIASAQGEQLLVASQNRGKLLMFQKQNPQSSRSITPGQEIMAVILELENGKKQRIETGFGSGFLSQSGREINLPKGVKGIQLQDYKGNIKEVDMGSLD; encoded by the coding sequence ATGAAATTCACTTTCTCTAGCCTTTTGGTTTTGTCCCTTTTGGCTTTTTCCTCTTGTAAAAAAGAGACTACGCTGTTCGAACTTATCCCTGCGAGCAAGACAGGAATCGATTTTAATAATGCTATCGTAGAATCCGATTCATTCAATATTCTCACTGATGAATATATTTTCAATGGAGGAGGAGTGGCAGTTGCTGATTTTGATAATGATGGATTACCTGATTTGTTTTTTACAGGCAATCAAGTTTCTAATAAGCTTTACTTGAATTCGGGAGAATTCAATTTCGAAGACATAACTGAATATGCCGGTGTAGCTGCCCCTAGCCAATGGTGTACAGGCGCAGTTGCTGTAGATATTAATGGAGATGGCTGGATGGATATCTATGTCACCTCTGCTATGAAACTTGGCCCGGGAGAGCGGGACAATTTGCTTTTTGTCAATCAAGGGAAAAACTCCTCAGGTAAAATTACTTTCAAAGAAATGGCTTCCGAATATGGGATCGCTGATTCGGGAAATACCATGTGGGGGGCTTTTATTGACTATGATTTGGATGGTGATTTGGATCTGTACGTACTGAATAATGAGCAAAGCAGAAGTGTCCCGAGCAATTACCGTCAGAAAATTATTGATGGATCTGCGATCAATAATGACAGGTTCTATCGAAATAATGGGGATGGTACCTTTACAGATGTGACCATCGAGGCAGGCATTGCCATTGAAGGCTATGGTTTGGGCGTTTTGATTTCTGATTTGAATAATGATGGTTGGCCTGATATCCATGTCAGCAATGACTATGTCACCAATGATATTCTTTATATCAACAACCAAGATGGAACGTTTTCAAATCAATCCAGCGAGATACTGAGACATCAGAGTCAGTTTTCTATGGGAGCTGATATTTCTGATTTTAACAATGATGCCAGACCGGATATCATCACGCTGGATATGCTGGGTGAAGATAATTACCGAAAGAAAACGACCATCGGAAACAATTCATACCAAGTTTATATAAGTAATGAGCAGTGGGGGTATGAATACCAATACGTCCGAAATATGCTCCATATGAATAATGGTGAAGATGTACCATTCAGTGAGATAGGGATGATGGCAGGGATATACCAAACGGACTGGAGCTGGGCACCTTTATTTGCAGATGTGGACAATGATGGATTAAGGGATCTCTTGGTGACAAATGGATTCCCACGGGATATCACGGATAAGGACTTTGCCAACTATCGGGCTGATGTGGGGAATATAGCATCAAAACGACAGTTGCTGGATTCTATTCCGATCGTGAAAATCCCAAATTATGCATTTAGGAATAAAGGAGATTTGACTTTTTCCGATGAAGGAAATGCTTGGGGATTGAACAAACCTTCCTTTTCTAATGGAGCAGCTTTTGTGGACTTGGATAATGACGGAGACTTGGATTATGTGGTTAATAATATAAACGATCCTGCATTTGTCTTTGAAAATACCCTAAATACTAAGGGGCAAAAGAATGGTTATATCAGACTTAAGCTTCGCGGAACAGCGCTTAATCCCCAGGGATTGGGAGCAAAAGTTCTTATCACACTTCCTGACAGCAGTCAACTCTACCAAGAGCAGCAGGTCGTGAGAGGCTATATGTCGTCAATTGATGAAGTAATGCATTTCGGAGTAGGAGAAGTGTCTGAAATCTCATCTATTCAGGTCATTTGGCCTGATGGAAAGGAAAGCTTTCAGGCAACTGTAAAACCGAACCAGCAGCTTGAATTTGTCTATGCAGATGCTAAACAAGGGAAAAGCAAAGTAGCCATAACTCCTTTCAAAGAGTCAAACGCACTTTACACCGAGGTTTCATCAGATAGGGGAGTGGAATACATCCATGAAGAAGTGGACAAGATCGACTTCAATATTCAACGGGTAATTCCACACAAGCTGACTCAATACGGCCCGAGCCTAGCTGTAGGTGATGTGAATGGAGATGGACTTGAAGATCTAGTCATTGGGTCAGCTTCAGGCTTTGCTCCACGGGTATTTATTCAGGATATTGAAGGAAAATTCTCGGCAAAAAATCTTATTCCGGAAGAGGGTAATTTCTTTGAGGAGATGGGAATACTCCTTTTTGATATTGATAATGATTCCGATTTGGATATGTATCTGGTGGGAGGGAGTAATGAGTTTTTGGGAGATGCCACAGAGTACACAGATCGGGTGTTTTTGAATGATGGAAAAGGGAATTTTACGCTTGATCAAAACTTCTCAGGCGTGAAAGCGAGTGGGTCAACAGTGCGGGGAGCGGATTTCGATGGGGATGGGTTTATGGATTTATTCGTGGGAGGCAGAACTCCTGTTGCTCAATATCCTTTTCCCGATAAAAGCTATCTTCTACGAAATGTCAACGGTCAACTTCAGGATGTAACGGATGAAATTGCCCCGGGCCTGCGTAAAGTCGGAATGGTGACAGATGCTATCTGGTCAGACGTGGACGCTGATGGGCTTGTGGACTTGGTGGTAGTTGGAGAATTGATGGAGATATCAATTTTCAAAAATTTGGGAGATCGGTTTAAAAAGCTTGAAAATACCGGGTTGGAAAATTACCTGGGTTGGTGGAATTCCATCACAGCCGGTGATTTTGATCTGGATGGAGACACAGATTTTGTGGTAGGGAACCTGGGTGAAAATAATTCTCATCACCCAACAGATCAAAGACCTGTGAAGATTTACGGAAAGGATTTTGATAATAACGGCAGTGTGGATCCAATCACTTTCGCTTATTACAAGGATAGTGAAGGCAATTACAATTCTTTCCCAAGCCATTTTTGGGGAGACCTCTATGGACAAAGCCCTATGTTCAGAAGGAAGTTTGAACGCTATAAACTGTATGCATTAAGTACTGAACGGTCTCTGTTTACTGAGCAGGAGAGAGAAGATGCCCTTATTCTCAAGGGGAATTACGATAAGAGTGCTTACATCGAAAATCTTGGTAACGGGAAATTCAAGGTGAAAAGACTACCAACTTTGGCACAGATTGCACCTGTGAATGGATTGATAACCGAGGATGTAAATGGAGACGGGTTTCTTGATGTAGTTATGATAGGAAATGACTACGGAAATGAAATCTTTATCGGCCGTCTGGATGCCCATTTGGGACTGGTTTTATTGGGAGATGGAAAAGGCGGGTTTACACCGATCAGCCCCCAAGAAAGTGGATTTATGGTTCCTGGGGACGGAAAGGCATTGGTAAAAATAGCTTCAGCACAAGGTGAGCAGCTTCTGGTAGCGTCCCAGAACCGGGGGAAGCTGCTGATGTTCCAAAAGCAAAACCCACAGTCAAGTCGTTCAATTACGCCCGGTCAGGAAATAATGGCAGTGATTTTGGAATTGGAAAACGGTAAGAAGCAGCGAATAGAAACCGGCTTTGGGTCTGGATTTCTCTCCCAGTCGGGACGGGAAATCAACTTGCCTAAAGGAGTGAAGGGAATTCAGTTGCAGGATTATAAAGGGAATATCAAGGAGGTTGATATGGGGTCTTTGGACTAG
- a CDS encoding copper homeostasis protein CutC — MGKIILESPVFNVEAAMDAADYGVDRLELCANFPEGGETPSAGMLKFLKTEIDIPVFVMIRPRGGDFAYSQKELMVMKRDIELLGELGADGFVFGALDNQGFVDTDSCKSLLRVASGKPCTFHRAFDASADYFDSLERIIACGFDRILTSGGKNSVTEGLDTLRELLGKAEDRISIMPGGGTKPEHVLELKKTGFLTEIHASCKIWKPSSNLYLNSDVSFSDDPKSFTHHLRIDQGLVNQFLEVIEE; from the coding sequence ATGGGCAAAATAATATTAGAATCTCCTGTTTTCAATGTGGAAGCGGCTATGGATGCAGCTGACTATGGTGTAGATCGTTTAGAACTTTGTGCAAATTTTCCTGAGGGGGGAGAGACTCCAAGTGCGGGTATGCTCAAATTTCTAAAAACTGAAATTGACATTCCTGTATTTGTGATGATCCGGCCAAGAGGCGGCGATTTTGCCTATTCTCAGAAGGAATTGATGGTGATGAAGCGGGATATAGAATTGTTGGGTGAATTGGGAGCGGATGGATTTGTGTTTGGAGCACTGGATAATCAAGGGTTTGTAGATACCGATTCTTGCAAATCACTCTTACGGGTAGCTTCCGGAAAGCCCTGTACATTTCATCGTGCATTTGATGCTTCAGCTGATTACTTTGATTCCTTGGAGAGAATTATCGCTTGTGGTTTTGATCGTATTTTGACCTCAGGTGGTAAGAATTCTGTCACCGAAGGTCTGGATACTCTTAGGGAATTACTGGGGAAAGCCGAAGATAGAATTAGTATTATGCCAGGGGGAGGAACTAAGCCCGAGCATGTTTTGGAGCTGAAAAAAACAGGTTTCTTAACAGAAATCCATGCTTCCTGCAAGATTTGGAAACCTTCTTCAAATTTATATTTAAATTCGGATGTATCGTTTTCGGATGACCCAAAATCCTTCACCCATCACCTTCGGATAGATCAAGGTCTAGTTAATCAGTTTTTGGAGGTAATCGAAGAATGA